A single Hippocampus zosterae strain Florida chromosome 1, ASM2543408v3, whole genome shotgun sequence DNA region contains:
- the LOC127603962 gene encoding macrophage migration inhibitory factor-like — protein MPIFVVNTNFAKNNLPETLLSELTEELTKATGKPDQFIAVHVHPDQVMMIGGKEDPCALCSFHSNENISCDQIKQYSKLLCGLLNKQLGISPDRIYIKFVDMDPCNMSWNDTTFG, from the exons ATGCCGATTTTTGTTGTTAACACCAACTTTGCCAAAAACAACCTGCCGGAGACTCTGCTGTCAGAACTTACTGAGGAGCTGACTAA agccaCGGGCAAACCCGATCAG TTCATTGCCGTGCATGTCCACCCAGATCAAGTCATGATGATCGGTGGAAAGGAAGATCCATGTGCACTCTGTTCCTTTCACAGCAATGAAAATATCAGCTGTGATCAAATCAAGCAATACTCTAAACTACTGTGTGGACTGCTCAACAAACAGCTGGGCATATCTCCTGACAG gATTTATATTAAGTTTGTGGACATGGATCCTTGCAACATGAGCTGGAACGACACTACTTTTGGCTGA
- the si:dkeyp-121d2.7 gene encoding zinc finger protein Gfi-1 isoform X3, whose amino-acid sequence MEESVTTFETHLTAVMDGLIRASVCEITKLFQETVSDYLVELSLNRKENDALKLRLRLTENKLRTERMYGAGWAASRRNAGSMAEEGLRHKRKVEKEPGKSKKGPAAAYRRGWPGGMWEEGRGGGGEGGAVPAAAVMAAQEGGKDSRQRYLVQLPRGDEDEEGMAQDEEREGSLSGEGEEMTSIKEEFPQNERHQPASLRLIKEALKMERPNHDFHDSSRVQSEGVLANSPLSLTSAKKEENDWDVGTVAQSEGGMTVDELRGLESALRAERGREQAALTASHPAGPAAEVVSGGKLGLPPKYIGLDGMEQDGDGEPQPPTLQPQYQLGRGRVKGHAKDRGGFGSGRFKKTRESDSALSGEDGAEQGESEHLQPSAAGSAGESAGEEEAAPDLLHFCPQCGGGFTTEPELEEHPCPLGGAHLQNSGGEENIFPCAHCGNTFSHAWALKNHECACAAERPHCCEICGKRFTHSRSLERHHLVHTGERPHQCPLCGRSFSRLGNLERHQRIHTGERPYGCEACGKRFSRVEYLKRHQLIHNGNSRGLSWSPPAEGQHWSG is encoded by the exons ATGGAGGAGTCAGTGACCACATTTGAGACACATTTGACCGCCGTCATGGACGGCCTCATCCGGGCGTCAGTATGCGAGATCACCAAACTGTTCCAGGAGACGGTGTCCGACTACCTGGTGGAGCTTTCCCTCAACCGCAAGGAGAACGACGCTCTCAAACTGCGCCTGAGGCTCACCGAGAACAAGCTGAGGACGGAGCGTATGTACGGCGCCGGCTGGGCCGCCAGCCGCCGCAACGCGGGATCCATGGCCGAGGAGGGATTACGGCACAAACGGAAAGTTGAGAAGGAAC cAGGCAAGTCAAAGAAGGGCCCTGCAGCAGCCTATCGCAGAGGCTGGCCTGGaggcatgtgggaggaaggcagaggaggaggcggtgAAGGAGGAGCAGTCCCAGCAGCAGCGGTGATGGCAGCACAAGAAGGAGGGAAAGATTCCAGGCAGAGGTACCTCGTCCAGCTCCCCAGGGGTGACGAGGATGAGGAAGGCATGGCGCAGGATGAGGAACGGGAGGGCAGCCTCAGCGGTGAGGGGGAGGAGATGACTAGCATCAAAGAGGAG TTTCCTCAAAACGAGAGACATCAACCGGCTTCTCTCAGGCTGATCAAGGAAGCTCTGAAGATGGAGCGGCCAAACCACGACTTCCATGATAGTTCCAGAGTCCAAAGTGAAG GAGTCCTGGCAAATAGTCCTTTGAGCCTCACCTCCGCCAAGAAAGAGGAAAATGACTGGGATGTAGGCACAGTGGCGCAATCAGAGGGCGGTATGACAGTGGACGAGCTGAGGGGCTTGGAGTCTGCATTGAGGGCCGAGAGAGGCCGCGAGCAGGCCGCTCTGACGGCTTCCCATCCCGCGGGCCCCGCAGCGGAGGTGGTGTCAGGTGGCAAGCTCGGCTTGCCTCCCAAGTACATCGGATTGGATGGCATGGAGCAGGACGGAGATGGGGAGCCACAGCCACCCACACTGCAGCCACAGTACCAGTTAGGCAGAGGCCGGGTGAAGGGCCACGCGAAGGACCGTGGGGGGTTCGGCTCAGGCAGGTTTAAGAAGACAAGAGAGAGCGACTCTGCTCTGAGTGGAGAGGATGGAGCAGAGCAGGGAGAGTCTGAGCACCTGCAGCCGTCGGCCGCGGGAAGCGCCGGCGAGAGCGCAGGGGAGGAGGAAGCCGCTCCCGACCTGCTCCACTTCTGCCCTCAGTGTGGAGGCGGCTTCACGACAGAACCTGAGCTGGAGGAGCACCCCTGCCCGCTAGGTGGCGCCCATTTACAGAACAGTGGCGGCGAGGAAAACATTTTCCCATGTGCCCATTGTGGAAATACATTCAGCCACGCTTGGGCACTCAAGAACCACGAGTGTGCCTGCGCCGCCGAGAGGCCACATTGTTGCGAGATTTGCGGCAAGCGCTTCACACACTCGCGTTCGCTAGAGCGCCATCATTTGGTGCACACGGGCGAGAGGCCGCACCAGTGTCCGTTGTGCGGGCGCAGTTTCAGCCGCCTGGGGAACCTGGAGCGCCACCAGCGCATCCACACGGGTGAACGTCCTTACGGGTGCGAGGCGTGCGGGAAGCGCTTCAGTCGAGTGGAGTACCTAAAGAGACACCAGCTGATTCACAACG GGAATTCCAGGGGCCTGAGTTGGAGCCCGCCCGCTGAGGGACAACATTGGTCAGGGTGA
- the mif gene encoding macrophage migration inhibitory factor: MPMFVVNTNVAKGNVPPALLTEATKELAKAMGKPAQYIAVLINAEQMMMFGGKGDACALCSLHSIGKISPSENKQYSTLLCGLLNKHLGVSPDRIYINFVDMDAHNVAWNNSTFG, from the exons ATGCCGATGTTTGTAGTTAACACCAACGTGGCCAAAGGCAACGTGCCGCCGGCTCTGCTCACAGAAGCTACCAAGGAGCTGGCTAAAGCTATGGGCAAGCCTGCACAG TACATTGCTGTGCTAATCAACGCAGAACAAATGATGATGTTTGGAGGAAAGGGAGACGCGTGTGCACTCTGCTCCCTTCACAGCATTGGAAAGATCAGCCCTTCTGAAAACAAACAGTACTCTACACTACTGTGTGGACTGCTCAACAAACACTTGGGTGTTTCTCCTGACAG GATTTATATCAATTTTGTGGACATGGATGCTCACAATGTGGCCTGGAACAACTCGACTTTTGGCTAA
- the si:dkeyp-121d2.7 gene encoding zinc finger protein Gfi-1 isoform X1, with translation MEESVTTFETHLTAVMDGLIRASVCEITKLFQETVSDYLVELSLNRKENDALKLRLRLTENKLRTERMYGAGWAASRRNAGSMAEEGLRHKRKVEKEPGKSKKGPAAAYRRGWPGGMWEEGRGGGGEGGAVPAAAVMAAQEGGKDSRQRYLVQLPRGDEDEEGMAQDEEREGSLSGEGEEMTSIKEEFPQNERHQPASLRLIKEALKMERPNHDFHDSSRVQSEGVLANSPLSLTSAKKEENDWDVGTVAQSEGGMTVDELRGLESALRAERGREQAALTASHPAGPAAEVVSGGKLGLPPKYIGLDGMEQDGDGEPQPPTLQPQYQLGRGRVKGHAKDRGGFGSGRFKKTRESDSALSGEDGAEQGESEHLQPSAAGSAGESAGEEEAAPDLLHFCPQCGGGFTTEPELEEHPCPLGGAHLQNSGGEENIFPCAHCGNTFSHAWALKNHECACAAERPHCCEICGKRFTHSRSLERHHLVHTGERPHQCPLCGRSFSRLGNLERHQRIHTGERPYGCEACGKRFSRVEYLKRHQLIHNGEKASTQCSACGVNFRDVEQLKSHQCF, from the exons ATGGAGGAGTCAGTGACCACATTTGAGACACATTTGACCGCCGTCATGGACGGCCTCATCCGGGCGTCAGTATGCGAGATCACCAAACTGTTCCAGGAGACGGTGTCCGACTACCTGGTGGAGCTTTCCCTCAACCGCAAGGAGAACGACGCTCTCAAACTGCGCCTGAGGCTCACCGAGAACAAGCTGAGGACGGAGCGTATGTACGGCGCCGGCTGGGCCGCCAGCCGCCGCAACGCGGGATCCATGGCCGAGGAGGGATTACGGCACAAACGGAAAGTTGAGAAGGAAC cAGGCAAGTCAAAGAAGGGCCCTGCAGCAGCCTATCGCAGAGGCTGGCCTGGaggcatgtgggaggaaggcagaggaggaggcggtgAAGGAGGAGCAGTCCCAGCAGCAGCGGTGATGGCAGCACAAGAAGGAGGGAAAGATTCCAGGCAGAGGTACCTCGTCCAGCTCCCCAGGGGTGACGAGGATGAGGAAGGCATGGCGCAGGATGAGGAACGGGAGGGCAGCCTCAGCGGTGAGGGGGAGGAGATGACTAGCATCAAAGAGGAG TTTCCTCAAAACGAGAGACATCAACCGGCTTCTCTCAGGCTGATCAAGGAAGCTCTGAAGATGGAGCGGCCAAACCACGACTTCCATGATAGTTCCAGAGTCCAAAGTGAAG GAGTCCTGGCAAATAGTCCTTTGAGCCTCACCTCCGCCAAGAAAGAGGAAAATGACTGGGATGTAGGCACAGTGGCGCAATCAGAGGGCGGTATGACAGTGGACGAGCTGAGGGGCTTGGAGTCTGCATTGAGGGCCGAGAGAGGCCGCGAGCAGGCCGCTCTGACGGCTTCCCATCCCGCGGGCCCCGCAGCGGAGGTGGTGTCAGGTGGCAAGCTCGGCTTGCCTCCCAAGTACATCGGATTGGATGGCATGGAGCAGGACGGAGATGGGGAGCCACAGCCACCCACACTGCAGCCACAGTACCAGTTAGGCAGAGGCCGGGTGAAGGGCCACGCGAAGGACCGTGGGGGGTTCGGCTCAGGCAGGTTTAAGAAGACAAGAGAGAGCGACTCTGCTCTGAGTGGAGAGGATGGAGCAGAGCAGGGAGAGTCTGAGCACCTGCAGCCGTCGGCCGCGGGAAGCGCCGGCGAGAGCGCAGGGGAGGAGGAAGCCGCTCCCGACCTGCTCCACTTCTGCCCTCAGTGTGGAGGCGGCTTCACGACAGAACCTGAGCTGGAGGAGCACCCCTGCCCGCTAGGTGGCGCCCATTTACAGAACAGTGGCGGCGAGGAAAACATTTTCCCATGTGCCCATTGTGGAAATACATTCAGCCACGCTTGGGCACTCAAGAACCACGAGTGTGCCTGCGCCGCCGAGAGGCCACATTGTTGCGAGATTTGCGGCAAGCGCTTCACACACTCGCGTTCGCTAGAGCGCCATCATTTGGTGCACACGGGCGAGAGGCCGCACCAGTGTCCGTTGTGCGGGCGCAGTTTCAGCCGCCTGGGGAACCTGGAGCGCCACCAGCGCATCCACACGGGTGAACGTCCTTACGGGTGCGAGGCGTGCGGGAAGCGCTTCAGTCGAGTGGAGTACCTAAAGAGACACCAGCTGATTCACAACGGTGAGAAGGCCTCAACGCAGTGCTCTGCCTGCGGGGTGAACTTCCGCGATGTGGAGCAGCTGAAAAGCcaccaatgtttttaa
- the si:dkeyp-121d2.7 gene encoding zinc finger protein Gfi-1 isoform X2 — MEESVTTFETHLTAVMDGLIRASVCEITKLFQETVSDYLVELSLNRKENDALKLRLRLTENKLRTERMYGAGWAASRRNAGSMAEEGLRHKRKVEKERKSKKGPAAAYRRGWPGGMWEEGRGGGGEGGAVPAAAVMAAQEGGKDSRQRYLVQLPRGDEDEEGMAQDEEREGSLSGEGEEMTSIKEEFPQNERHQPASLRLIKEALKMERPNHDFHDSSRVQSEGVLANSPLSLTSAKKEENDWDVGTVAQSEGGMTVDELRGLESALRAERGREQAALTASHPAGPAAEVVSGGKLGLPPKYIGLDGMEQDGDGEPQPPTLQPQYQLGRGRVKGHAKDRGGFGSGRFKKTRESDSALSGEDGAEQGESEHLQPSAAGSAGESAGEEEAAPDLLHFCPQCGGGFTTEPELEEHPCPLGGAHLQNSGGEENIFPCAHCGNTFSHAWALKNHECACAAERPHCCEICGKRFTHSRSLERHHLVHTGERPHQCPLCGRSFSRLGNLERHQRIHTGERPYGCEACGKRFSRVEYLKRHQLIHNGEKASTQCSACGVNFRDVEQLKSHQCF, encoded by the exons ATGGAGGAGTCAGTGACCACATTTGAGACACATTTGACCGCCGTCATGGACGGCCTCATCCGGGCGTCAGTATGCGAGATCACCAAACTGTTCCAGGAGACGGTGTCCGACTACCTGGTGGAGCTTTCCCTCAACCGCAAGGAGAACGACGCTCTCAAACTGCGCCTGAGGCTCACCGAGAACAAGCTGAGGACGGAGCGTATGTACGGCGCCGGCTGGGCCGCCAGCCGCCGCAACGCGGGATCCATGGCCGAGGAGGGATTACGGCACAAACGGAAAGTTGAGAAGGAAC GCAAGTCAAAGAAGGGCCCTGCAGCAGCCTATCGCAGAGGCTGGCCTGGaggcatgtgggaggaaggcagaggaggaggcggtgAAGGAGGAGCAGTCCCAGCAGCAGCGGTGATGGCAGCACAAGAAGGAGGGAAAGATTCCAGGCAGAGGTACCTCGTCCAGCTCCCCAGGGGTGACGAGGATGAGGAAGGCATGGCGCAGGATGAGGAACGGGAGGGCAGCCTCAGCGGTGAGGGGGAGGAGATGACTAGCATCAAAGAGGAG TTTCCTCAAAACGAGAGACATCAACCGGCTTCTCTCAGGCTGATCAAGGAAGCTCTGAAGATGGAGCGGCCAAACCACGACTTCCATGATAGTTCCAGAGTCCAAAGTGAAG GAGTCCTGGCAAATAGTCCTTTGAGCCTCACCTCCGCCAAGAAAGAGGAAAATGACTGGGATGTAGGCACAGTGGCGCAATCAGAGGGCGGTATGACAGTGGACGAGCTGAGGGGCTTGGAGTCTGCATTGAGGGCCGAGAGAGGCCGCGAGCAGGCCGCTCTGACGGCTTCCCATCCCGCGGGCCCCGCAGCGGAGGTGGTGTCAGGTGGCAAGCTCGGCTTGCCTCCCAAGTACATCGGATTGGATGGCATGGAGCAGGACGGAGATGGGGAGCCACAGCCACCCACACTGCAGCCACAGTACCAGTTAGGCAGAGGCCGGGTGAAGGGCCACGCGAAGGACCGTGGGGGGTTCGGCTCAGGCAGGTTTAAGAAGACAAGAGAGAGCGACTCTGCTCTGAGTGGAGAGGATGGAGCAGAGCAGGGAGAGTCTGAGCACCTGCAGCCGTCGGCCGCGGGAAGCGCCGGCGAGAGCGCAGGGGAGGAGGAAGCCGCTCCCGACCTGCTCCACTTCTGCCCTCAGTGTGGAGGCGGCTTCACGACAGAACCTGAGCTGGAGGAGCACCCCTGCCCGCTAGGTGGCGCCCATTTACAGAACAGTGGCGGCGAGGAAAACATTTTCCCATGTGCCCATTGTGGAAATACATTCAGCCACGCTTGGGCACTCAAGAACCACGAGTGTGCCTGCGCCGCCGAGAGGCCACATTGTTGCGAGATTTGCGGCAAGCGCTTCACACACTCGCGTTCGCTAGAGCGCCATCATTTGGTGCACACGGGCGAGAGGCCGCACCAGTGTCCGTTGTGCGGGCGCAGTTTCAGCCGCCTGGGGAACCTGGAGCGCCACCAGCGCATCCACACGGGTGAACGTCCTTACGGGTGCGAGGCGTGCGGGAAGCGCTTCAGTCGAGTGGAGTACCTAAAGAGACACCAGCTGATTCACAACGGTGAGAAGGCCTCAACGCAGTGCTCTGCCTGCGGGGTGAACTTCCGCGATGTGGAGCAGCTGAAAAGCcaccaatgtttttaa